In Bernardetia litoralis DSM 6794, the genomic window TTCCTGTATCTGTGATATCCAAAATAAGTTGTTTTTGACTTCTATCCGAAGAAAAAAACAAGGTGATACTTCCTTTTCCTCCTGTTTCTGTCATTGCATCAACTGCATTTTTACAAATATTTTCAATCACCCATTCAAAAAGAGGTTTGTTTATGAGTGCATACAATTTAGCATTTTTACTAGCTCTAATTGTTAGTTTTACTTTGGTAGAAATTCTTTTTTTGAGGTATTCAGTTACACCTTCTACTACTTCTAATACATTTTCAGAATTCAAATCTGGTATAGAACCAATACTTGAAAAACGTCCTGTTATCATAGTTAGTCTTGCAATATCCTTTTCTATTTCTTGCAAAATCTCTTCTTCTACACTTTGGTCAGCTCTAAAATATTCTACCCAAGCCATAAGAGCCGAAAGAGGAGTGCCAAGCTGATGGGCTGTTTCTTTGGCAAGACCCACCCAAACTCGGTTTTGTTCGGCACGACGAGAAGAGCTAAACAAAAAATAAGCAAAAATCAAAAAGACTGCAATAAGTGAAAGCTGGGCATAAGGAAAGTATTTGAGTTGAGTAAGAAGGGTAGAATTTTCATAATAAATATAATATTTCCATTCTTCAGAAACTTTTACTTCAATGGGGGAGCGTGCTGCTTTCATGGAAGTTAAATATTCTCTTAAAATGTTATCTTTTTCTTCTTCAGTAGCATTTTTTTTAAATTTTATATTTCTTGATTCACTTGGATTTCCTTCTCCATCTGCAATAATCATTGGAATAGATTGATTTCCTTGTAAAATACTGGTTACCAAGAAGTTAAGCATCAAACTATCCTCTACTTGGACAACTAACTCTTGTGCTTTTGCCACCAAATCAATCTGTTCTTGTTCACGATCTGCCAAACTATCTACCAACTCATTGGTGTAGTAGAGAGAAGCCAAACCAATAAGAGAAGCAAAAAGAATAACAAACCATTTGAGTTTGGAAGGAGATTGATTTAATGAAAGCATAGTTTTTGACTAATTTTTGAGTAATTTTGCAGTCAAATTTAAAAAAAATACGCCATAAAAAGCAGTTATTTATTTTTTGATAACATAAAAACGAACTTATTAAGCAAAAGTACAGTTTAAAGGAAACCTAATTATTCGGTATAAATTTGCCATTAATAAATTTGTCATTTTTTATTTCACTTTGACCCCAAAATTACGATGAAGAAAAGCAAGCAAAAAAAAATAGAGAAAAAACGTGAAAAATTGGCTAAAAAAATAGATAAAAAATTAGATTACGAATTTGAATTTTTGGGAATGCGTGTAAATGATTTGCTTAGAAATTCGACACATGAAGTAATTGCAAACCCAAAAATTCAGAATAAAATGTCTTTTTTGCATCTTTGTGCTATGTTTTTTAATGAAGACAAACTGAAAGATTTTTTGGATATGCCAGAGTGGGACGAGAAAGTGAAAGAAAGAAAACAACTTTTGACTGTAATTGGAAAAGTCAGAAATGAACTCAAAGACATTGAAGACAAACTCTATAAAAGTATGATTGATAAAAATGATGGGAATTAACGAGGGGTAATTAGTGATTTGGGGCGTGGAATAAGAATGAAGAAATAAGTATTTACTTCTGAGTTCTAAATTTATTTTTATTTTGAACTATTCTTTGTTCTTTCCAGTTGTAGTTGTATATTTGCAACCCAGTTGATTTTCAAAAGGAAAATTAATTTGCAATTAAAATACATGGGGCTGACTGGTTTCGACAGGACGAGTCTTTGCGTGTATAAGCATGTAGGCTAATGAGAAAACTAGCCTTATATCGATTTCTCAAAACAACAATCGGCGAATCTAATTACGCCATGGCTGCCTAACTCTAGGAGTTAAGTAACCATTGTCTTTGCTTAGTGTCTTTACTCTTCCGACACTAACATCCGTTTGCCACGCAAACTCATAGACATCAACCCCGTAAGAGTTAAGCAAAGATGAGTGCAACGGCATCTAAGACGAAAATTCAGTTGATAAGGAAAAACCTTGGACGTTATCGCCTAGTTCTTTCCCGACAATTAATAGGATAACTAAACATGTAGAAACCACGACGAACGCCGTATCTGGACGTGGGTTCGACTCCCACCAGCTCCACAAGAAAACAAAAAACACCTTTTAAAGTAATTTAAAAGGTGTTTTTTGTTTAATACAAACGAAATCGTTTATGTTTGAAAATGCGTTGTGTTTTGATGCTACCATCTTCTTGAACTTCTTCTACTGATTTTCTTTCTGTGGTGGCATACATGGGAGTAGTATAATTATTTTTTTTACAATAATCTACTAAAAAGTAAGTTGCTCCAAAATCGCCTTGTATCAAAATATAATTTTCTTGATTTTTGCAATGTTCGTCTATCCAATCTAAAATTGGTTGCAAATAATCATCTATCGCTTCCAAATCAGCAGGAACATTGCTAAAAATTTGTTGTAAATCTTTAGGCAAACTTATAAACTCTGTTATATTCAGCGTTTTTTTAGCATCTTCAAACTGCTCTTCTGTAACGTAGTGGGAGAAAAGAAGGAAAAGTTTTGGCATAGTTTCATAGTTTTTTGGATACAGTCCACGATTTCAATCGTGGGTTTTGTTCGATGTAAACCACGACTTTAGTCATGGGAATTTCGATATAAAGATTCCAGAATGGTTTTAACCGTTTTTGCTATTTTCACTCACATGATGTAAGGCAATTAAACGCTCATACTCTTCTTGGAAGGTTAATTTTTGATGATGAATTTCTTGATTTTTGATATACTCTTTTACTTTCTCTATGCCCAACTCACTAACAGAGAAAGCTCCATATCCCACTTGCCAAGCAAATTTGTCTTTTATTAAACCTTGTTGATTAATTCGGTATGAATTTCCTCCTTTTAGTTGCTTCATCACTTCTGCTATATTTTTCTGACTATTTAGCAAAAACAGTATATGTACATGGTTAGGCATTCCATTGATGGCAAGTAAAGAACAATTTAATCCCTTTAGCTCATCGACAATGATTTGATGTACTTGTTTTTTAAGAGTGGGTACAATAATAGACTTTCTGTTTTTTGTACCAAAAACTGCATGTATCCATATTTTGACGTAAGAATGTGCCATGATTTTTGAAACCGTTAAAATGGTTAAATGAGTTGAGTTGTGTTTTCATACCCACGAATGAATTTGTGGGTTTGGTTTGGTTTGCATTTTTGCCCACGATTAAAATCGTGGGTTTTATTATTTGGTGTAACCTACGACTTTAGTTGTGGGAATTGCGATATGAACACTCCAAATTAGTTGTTTTCTGTCATGTAACCATAGCCTACGGCTGTTTTTGCTCCTATGCCTTTTTGGGTTAGGGCTTCTTTTATCCATTTGGTTGCAGTTTCTAATAATTCCTTGTCTTCTAAATTACGAATACCTATGATAAATTGAAAACTACAATCTTTTACAGTTAAAAATAAGACTGGATTTGGGTTTTGAGTGTCTGTCGGTTGGTTGTTAGTTCCTCCATAATATTCTGGATAATGAGAGTTCATAATGTCGGTTTCTATATTTGGGTTGGAAGTAGGAAAAGCATCAAAGAAAATTATTTTTCCTTGTCTAGCTTCATTATAGTAACCCTTTTCATCTGAACCAAATACATCACAAAAAACCTTTTCTTTCTTAGCATTTTTTTCGGCTTGTTTATCTAGACCATAATTATCTAAAATATACCAGCTTCTGACTATTCCTTTTATTCCACTAGAAGGTATATAAGGAATTCCATAAATATGATGTAAGGTAATAGATGTTTCATAAATTGATTCATTTCCTAAACCAATAGTTAATTTCCAATCAATTTGAAATACTTTAGAATTTACCAAACTGCATAACTTTTCAGCTTTTACATTTTGTTGAATGCAAAACTCACTAAAATCAAAACTACCAAAATAACTATTGATTTGATAATTAACTACTCCTTTATCGGCATCAAAAAACTTGAATTTAGACTTGGTATCATCATATTCGTCTTTCTCAAATCGACTAAATTTATTCAATTTTAAATTGAAATTATCTATATCTTCTTTTTTTATAGCTCTTATTAGATCAGGTGAATATTTAGGTGTGAATGCTTTATTTATATTAAAAGAATCTTTATAGTTTTTACTTTTTAGTATTTCTACTTCATCTATAGTTGGCTCTTTTAATTTAACTTTCTTATCTTCAATATATCTCAACTCTTCAGCAGAAATCTCTTTTTTAGAGTTTTTTTGATTTGGGTTATGATTTTTTGATTTATCTTCTTGATCGTAAATTTTTTCATCATCTACCCAAACTACTAATCTAGCTTTTTTACTAAAATATTTACATTCTTTTCCATCATATTTTAATAATTTTATAGAATCCAAAATTTTGTCATCATCTAAATCTACAAACTTACCATCTGCCCTTTTGATTTTAAAAATATTTTGGTTGTTGATATTTTGTACAACGATGATACCTTTTTTCTCACTCATCTTCCCCTCCTTTCACTAAACCTTCTGCAAACCTTCTTAACCAGTTAAAAAAAGCTAGAGTTTCCACAGTCAAATATCTGTATTGAGAAGAATCTTTAGATATGATAACATTAACTAAATCTTCTTTTTTTGTATTATCAAAAAGATCTAATTTATCGAAAGAACTCAAATAGTTATAGGTTTGCAAATAGATAAGGTCATAAGCATTTTTAGGGTTTTTTTCTGTGCCTGCCTTGTCACTCTTTTTGTCTTTAGCTCCTTTAGAGAGAATAAAAGCAAAAGTAGCTCCTAAACCATTTGCTTTGATCATCATAGGAATGCTTTTTACATAAGATTTATACTTACTATCTTTGTAATAAACTTCATTTTCAAATACATCAGTTTTTTTTAAACTGACTTCATTCCCTTTTTCTGCACACTGGTAAGCAAATTCAGCTCTACCTTGTTCTAGTTTTTTTCTATTGCTCATTTAATTCTCCTTTCTTTGTTTGTGTTAAAAATTTTGTTCTAATTAAACCCTTTCCTAAGGTAGAATTTCCTCCTACTTGTATTATCTCTTGACTATTAATGCTTGTTTCAAAGAAACTTTCAACTTCTTCTACTGATAGTTTAGAAGTTGCTTTTGTTAATTCAGGTGCTGTCAAAACTAAAGTATATAAGATACTTTCACTAGGTAGATATTCTTCTGTAAAAAGCTGTCCAGTAGCAACAGTTCCTGTATAATTATCTATTTTAGTTCTTGTTATTACTTCTGTACTAAGATTAACAAAATCTTTAAAATCATTATTAGATAAAACAAGTATATCTTTTTTTACTTTTTCTTTCCACAAAGGTTGTTCATTAAATAAATTCACTGAAATCCATTCTCCTAAGCTTTTATCTCCAATAGTACCCAAAGGTGGATTTTTAATTTCAAAAGCATACTCTTCCAAAACAATATTACTTGTTCCAATTTTTGTATTGGTTGAATTACCTATTAAATAAGCTTCTCCATCTTCTATTTGATCTGGAATATTAGTAATTTCAAAATTTTCATTTCCTTCAGTAAGTTTCATGTCTTTCTCAAATTGTTGCAAAACACGAGGACATGTAATCCATGCAAAAACTCCTTTCATAGATTTAACGGGAAATAATAATAACCGTGCGTCAGAAAAACTAATACAACCAGCAAAGTCTGGATTTAATTTATTTTCTCCTTTAAAAGCCTTTGTGCCTTTGTCTGATTTTTCATCGTAGCCAAATATTCTATGAATTTTGGTTTGGTACTCTTCATACTTTGTTTCATCAAAATTATTTTGATCATTTTGCAAGAGTATTAGGTTTTTTTTTGGGTTTTCCAAAGCTTCTCTAACAGCACCTTTAAAACTAGATGCTTCTATTTTTGGAAAAGACGTATGTCTTTCTCTTTGAATAGGTAAGTCTACTATTCCCAAATCATCGCCACTACCAGCATGAAGTTGAGTTTCACAGATTAAAAATAATGGATTTGCTTTTTGATACATTTTTAGTGTTTGAATTTTTGGTTAATAAATTTAGTTTTCTTGGCTTTTAGGTATATATTCAAATAAATCTTCAACATGACTAATCTCACTTCTCATAAATTCGTGATAAAGAAGACTATTTCTTTTGCCGTCAATAATATTTTTATTGATTTTTAATTTTTTCAATTTGAATGTAATATTAGGATATTTGTTTTTGATATTTTCATTAATTACATTTTCAAACCATTGCAAATTATTGTTTATACTATTACCTTCATATTCATAAATTATTACCCAAAACTCTTTAATTATAGAAACATTTGGAATAAAATCTATCATTTTTTCTACCTTCTCTCTTATTTTTTTTTGTTTTATTGAGGCAGGTTTTATTTCTACCATAATTACATTATCATCTTTCTCAAACCATAAATCAGAATCTTCCATCTCTTCATTATGTTCATCGCTTAATTTGTAACCTAACACTACCTTATCAAATGAAATATCATTATATTTAGGTAAGTTTTTACTATAGTATTCATGTAATTTGTATTCTACAAAATACCCCATCATAGGTTTAATAAAAGGTAAATCACTTTCTAATTTCTTTTTAATAAGCTCCCCTATAATTGACAACTCGGTAGGTATAGTATCATCTTTTACCAGTCCTAAATCAAATAGTTTTTTTGCAGTATTATTATGATCTATTCTACTAGCATCTGTAATATATTTTATATAAGGTTCTATGTAACTAATGTCTAAACTAAAAGGTAGATTTTTTACCTCTATTGGTTTTACATCTTCTGTTTCTTCTGAATCTTCATAAATATAATTTAGGGTTAATTCAGAAATCTGACCATATAGAGTTAAGATTGGAATTATAGCCTTATAACCTCCTGTAATATTAAGAATAGAAGTTTTATCATTTGCAACTATGTTGTCAATTTTATCAATCAGATTCATAAAACCTATTTCATAATCAGTTTGTGTTCCTACTCTTAAATTTTCTATGATATGCTCTTTGTCATGATTAAAAACAACCACAAATTCTTTTTCATTTGGATCATGTTTATCAAACCATTTCTTTATCATATCAGCACATATAACAGATGAAATAGTATCGGTGCAAATCAGATATACTTCTAGTTTAGTGTTCTGAACTTTTTGTATTTTCTTTAAACTTTTTATTTCTGCTGAAACTTCTATGTTTTGGTAATCTGAAAAATATTTTAGTAAAGATTTTTTTATATCTGTAATTCTTGTCTGAAAAGTACCATCATTTGTCCAATCTTTGTAATAAGTTTTTTTTCTACCAAATACTGTAGATTTTCCATAGTAAGGAACACTTACTGTAGGTTTTTTATTAACGTTATTAGCATTTTCTATTAGAGAAGTACCAACTGTTGTAACTACTTTCATTTTTTATAATTTTAGTTTATAGTTTGTGATATTTTAGCAACATAACAAATCCCAAATCCTTCCTCTTTCTTGTATTCAGAAATAGAATTTCCGTGCAATTTTTGGATTAATTCTTTTGCTTCCTTATTGGTTTCAACTTTAATATAATAAACTGAACCAGCAGGAACAGCTTTTTGCATAACCTTTGGCATTTTTTTATTTATATCAAACCCACCTATCATTTGAGGTTTTCCTACTGCACAAGTAAGTATTTTATTTTCAAAAATTTTTGGATACCAACCATTCTCAAAAATTGCAGGAGTAGATAGATAAACTTTGAAATAATTAGATGTTATTTCAGGACAATTAAATATATTATCCTTTGTAGTTGTAGCATAACTAGCTACTTTATTTTCGCCTCCTAATTTCAATAAACCTTTTGCAAGAATATTAATATTTTCTTTAAATTCAAAGTCTATGACAAACTTAAACTCTCTAAGAAAATTGTAAACGTTATCTTCTTTTACAGGTCTAACCATACCTACTCTATACAATAACCCTGTATCTGCTACATTTGTATTGTTGTCTCTACCTATTCCAATTTTAGGCTCTAAAGTTGTATTTTCTTGAATTTTTATTGAATTAAAAGTATCTTGGTTACCTTTTAAATACTCTAGAAAATCTAGTTTTTTTAAAAAGGCTTTTCCAGCCAACTCTTCAGTTTTTTCACTTTCATAAGATCGTAAAAAACCATCAAATCTCTTTCCTTTACTTGAAACAAAATCATTTTTACAATAGTCAAGCAATTTACTCTCATCTGAATCTTTAAAAGAAATCAAATCTAGTGGAATAGGAAGAATAATTTCATCTTCATCTCCTTCTCTAGAAAAATTTTTTAAAAGTAAACTATTAATAACTAGACTTTCAGAAGCAATGATATTTGATTCTATTTTATTTTGAGAATTTTGCCCCAGAAAAGCACTTCTCAACGCACCATAAAATACAGAAGGCATTGGAGGAAAAACTCCTGTAGCCCAATTTTCACTTCCTCTTTCAAAAGGTTTTGCATCTCTAAAAAATAAAGTATCTAAAGCAGCTATTTCAATATTCATTAGTCTTGGTTTATTTTACGTGTTAAAAAATCAGATACACTAAGCATATTTAAAAAATTAGGCATTGCCTTGGAAGCCATAGCAGAGTTAGACCAATAAAAATTATCTAACACTTCATATAATTCTTTTACTGATTTATTCTTAGATTCCTTATCATTAATTAAACAAGACCTTTTCATTAATCTAGGCATTTCACAATCTAAAATATTTTTCAAATCTACATTTACATCTGAACGGTCTTGATAACTATCAAAAAGATATAATTCTCTATTAATACTTTTTATAAATGTAGAACTAAAGCCCTCTAAGTTTTCTTTGTTTTTACCTTTCTCCAATTCATTATATAAAGCAGATATGTTTGTTGTAAGATAATTTCCATTGCTATCTTTCCATTTGCTACTTGTTTGTATTACTTCTCCTGATTTCTTCAAAACAGCAATAGCAAAACAATCTTTAATATCTTCATCAAGATTAAAATCTTTAGCTTCATGTTCCATATTTTTTGCCCACTCTAAAACGTTTCCTAAAGGCATTTTGTAATGCGCTATAACAACTCCAGCCGAAAAACTTATTTTTTTTGAGTCTTTTATATAACTTATTACCTCATTGCAATTTACTACCTCATCGAAAAGAGTCCTTAAACTCTTCATTGCAAAAAACAGAAATTTAATATTTACAAAACCCAAAAAATCATCTCCACCAGCATAAATAGTTTTTCCTTTCGTATTATCTAATAGTTCTTTCGCTTTTTTTGCGAATAGGATAAGTTTTTTAGATAAAACTTCATGAAAATTTCTCAATTTTTGTTGATCTTTTATTTCAGTTCCTGAAAGCCATTTTCCCATGCTATCCACGTCAAAAGAAATCACAGCATAATACCTAGTTTTAAGTTTGTTTTGAATCTTTGAGAATAAAGATTTTAACAAACTAAGTTGTTGAGAATTGGTAATATTATTATCTGTCAAATTTTCTTCAAAAAGAAGTTGATAATCGAAATGATGTTGCCAATTTTCATTTTTACTAAGATTGTCAATACTTACTCCTTCTATTAATTTTTTATTGAACATATTAACACAAGTAAGAGCTAATTTGTCTTTTTTGAAAAGATTTATATAACAGTCCAAAATGTCTTGCTCTTTTGAATCTAAGTTTTCAATATCATCTAGTAATGCTATTTGAGCAGTAGAAGGAAATTTTTTAAATGTATCTATATCTTCTTTGTATAATCTCT contains:
- a CDS encoding sensor histidine kinase, whose product is MLSLNQSPSKLKWFVILFASLIGLASLYYTNELVDSLADREQEQIDLVAKAQELVVQVEDSLMLNFLVTSILQGNQSIPMIIADGEGNPSESRNIKFKKNATEEEKDNILREYLTSMKAARSPIEVKVSEEWKYYIYYENSTLLTQLKYFPYAQLSLIAVFLIFAYFLFSSSRRAEQNRVWVGLAKETAHQLGTPLSALMAWVEYFRADQSVEEEILQEIEKDIARLTMITGRFSSIGSIPDLNSENVLEVVEGVTEYLKKRISTKVKLTIRASKNAKLYALINKPLFEWVIENICKNAVDAMTETGGKGSITLFFSSDRSQKQLILDITDTGKGIPQSQIKTVFRPGFTTKKRGWGLGLTLARRIVEQYHNGKISVLKSEVGKGTTFRIILATSE
- the csx20 gene encoding CRISPR-associated protein Csx20, which codes for MPKLFLLFSHYVTEEQFEDAKKTLNITEFISLPKDLQQIFSNVPADLEAIDDYLQPILDWIDEHCKNQENYILIQGDFGATYFLVDYCKKNNYTTPMYATTERKSVEEVQEDGSIKTQRIFKHKRFRLY
- the tnpA gene encoding IS200/IS605 family transposase, whose amino-acid sequence is MAHSYVKIWIHAVFGTKNRKSIIVPTLKKQVHQIIVDELKGLNCSLLAINGMPNHVHILFLLNSQKNIAEVMKQLKGGNSYRINQQGLIKDKFAWQVGYGAFSVSELGIEKVKEYIKNQEIHHQKLTFQEEYERLIALHHVSENSKNG
- the cmr6 gene encoding type III-B CRISPR module RAMP protein Cmr6 yields the protein MSEKKGIIVVQNINNQNIFKIKRADGKFVDLDDDKILDSIKLLKYDGKECKYFSKKARLVVWVDDEKIYDQEDKSKNHNPNQKNSKKEISAEELRYIEDKKVKLKEPTIDEVEILKSKNYKDSFNINKAFTPKYSPDLIRAIKKEDIDNFNLKLNKFSRFEKDEYDDTKSKFKFFDADKGVVNYQINSYFGSFDFSEFCIQQNVKAEKLCSLVNSKVFQIDWKLTIGLGNESIYETSITLHHIYGIPYIPSSGIKGIVRSWYILDNYGLDKQAEKNAKKEKVFCDVFGSDEKGYYNEARQGKIIFFDAFPTSNPNIETDIMNSHYPEYYGGTNNQPTDTQNPNPVLFLTVKDCSFQFIIGIRNLEDKELLETATKWIKEALTQKGIGAKTAVGYGYMTENN
- the cmr5 gene encoding type III-B CRISPR module-associated protein Cmr5, producing MSNRKKLEQGRAEFAYQCAEKGNEVSLKKTDVFENEVYYKDSKYKSYVKSIPMMIKANGLGATFAFILSKGAKDKKSDKAGTEKNPKNAYDLIYLQTYNYLSSFDKLDLFDNTKKEDLVNVIISKDSSQYRYLTVETLAFFNWLRRFAEGLVKGGEDE
- the cmr4 gene encoding type III-B CRISPR module RAMP protein Cmr4: MYQKANPLFLICETQLHAGSGDDLGIVDLPIQRERHTSFPKIEASSFKGAVREALENPKKNLILLQNDQNNFDETKYEEYQTKIHRIFGYDEKSDKGTKAFKGENKLNPDFAGCISFSDARLLLFPVKSMKGVFAWITCPRVLQQFEKDMKLTEGNENFEITNIPDQIEDGEAYLIGNSTNTKIGTSNIVLEEYAFEIKNPPLGTIGDKSLGEWISVNLFNEQPLWKEKVKKDILVLSNNDFKDFVNLSTEVITRTKIDNYTGTVATGQLFTEEYLPSESILYTLVLTAPELTKATSKLSVEEVESFFETSINSQEIIQVGGNSTLGKGLIRTKFLTQTKKGELNEQ
- a CDS encoding CRISPR-associated protein gives rise to the protein MKVVTTVGTSLIENANNVNKKPTVSVPYYGKSTVFGRKKTYYKDWTNDGTFQTRITDIKKSLLKYFSDYQNIEVSAEIKSLKKIQKVQNTKLEVYLICTDTISSVICADMIKKWFDKHDPNEKEFVVVFNHDKEHIIENLRVGTQTDYEIGFMNLIDKIDNIVANDKTSILNITGGYKAIIPILTLYGQISELTLNYIYEDSEETEDVKPIEVKNLPFSLDISYIEPYIKYITDASRIDHNNTAKKLFDLGLVKDDTIPTELSIIGELIKKKLESDLPFIKPMMGYFVEYKLHEYYSKNLPKYNDISFDKVVLGYKLSDEHNEEMEDSDLWFEKDDNVIMVEIKPASIKQKKIREKVEKMIDFIPNVSIIKEFWVIIYEYEGNSINNNLQWFENVINENIKNKYPNITFKLKKLKINKNIIDGKRNSLLYHEFMRSEISHVEDLFEYIPKSQEN
- the cmr3 gene encoding type III-B CRISPR module-associated protein Cmr3: MNIEIAALDTLFFRDAKPFERGSENWATGVFPPMPSVFYGALRSAFLGQNSQNKIESNIIASESLVINSLLLKNFSREGDEDEIILPIPLDLISFKDSDESKLLDYCKNDFVSSKGKRFDGFLRSYESEKTEELAGKAFLKKLDFLEYLKGNQDTFNSIKIQENTTLEPKIGIGRDNNTNVADTGLLYRVGMVRPVKEDNVYNFLREFKFVIDFEFKENINILAKGLLKLGGENKVASYATTTKDNIFNCPEITSNYFKVYLSTPAIFENGWYPKIFENKILTCAVGKPQMIGGFDINKKMPKVMQKAVPAGSVYYIKVETNKEAKELIQKLHGNSISEYKKEEGFGICYVAKISQTIN
- the cas10 gene encoding type III-B CRISPR-associated protein Cas10/Cmr2, encoding MLEENQSTKKYLFLFTISPVQSFIAQARKTQDLYAGSQILSELVKEAIRTTLSYNGKVIFPFVENKEELDNMQSSPNRFIAEIDCEAIDKDKIENLATVGETIEKNTKNKFLSIAETIFTDTLGLDKEGVDKKRWKAYNKQIIQHLDINWVFTPFTKENYHKKFENIEQILGAVKNVRTFEQNKELGRKCSIDGERNVLFCARGSRNKLQIKPNWKNLDEREEEIVKDFNSTIKEIYKGNLTQFEGVSAVSVLKRLYKEDIDTFKKFPSTAQIALLDDIENLDSKEQDILDCYINLFKKDKLALTCVNMFNKKLIEGVSIDNLSKNENWQHHFDYQLLFEENLTDNNITNSQQLSLLKSLFSKIQNKLKTRYYAVISFDVDSMGKWLSGTEIKDQQKLRNFHEVLSKKLILFAKKAKELLDNTKGKTIYAGGDDFLGFVNIKFLFFAMKSLRTLFDEVVNCNEVISYIKDSKKISFSAGVVIAHYKMPLGNVLEWAKNMEHEAKDFNLDEDIKDCFAIAVLKKSGEVIQTSSKWKDSNGNYLTTNISALYNELEKGKNKENLEGFSSTFIKSINRELYLFDSYQDRSDVNVDLKNILDCEMPRLMKRSCLINDKESKNKSVKELYEVLDNFYWSNSAMASKAMPNFLNMLSVSDFLTRKINQD